A single window of Nocardia higoensis DNA harbors:
- a CDS encoding helix-turn-helix domain-containing protein codes for MSDTSSSEPSPNTGPPTAVVPRVAAPNEAIRAARVAAGLSLRELARRIEVSPATLSAIENGRTGLSVERLNSVAAALGVSAPRLLDGSGADSRPRSVSSEWAGRAGAVSAHPDWRAFGPLAADPVLTAAIASFVDIGYHGTTVRALADRAGTSVPGLYHRYRDKQDLLVRILDLTMDELHWRVRAARAEGEDAVTRVRLVVEALALFHTHRRELGFIGASEMRSLLPADRTRIARSRRELQHILDEEIESGCATGDFAVDDPHAAGRAIATMCTGIAQWFAERGPYTPEQIATQYGRFALDLLSCAR; via the coding sequence ATGTCCGATACGTCATCGAGTGAGCCGTCGCCGAACACCGGGCCGCCCACCGCGGTGGTACCCCGGGTGGCCGCGCCGAACGAGGCGATCCGGGCCGCGCGCGTCGCGGCGGGTCTCTCGCTGCGAGAACTGGCGCGACGCATCGAGGTGAGCCCCGCGACGCTCAGCGCGATCGAGAACGGACGCACCGGATTGTCGGTCGAACGGCTCAACAGCGTGGCCGCCGCGCTCGGCGTGAGCGCCCCGCGGCTTCTCGACGGCAGCGGGGCCGATTCGCGGCCGCGCAGCGTCTCCTCCGAGTGGGCCGGACGCGCCGGAGCCGTTTCCGCGCATCCGGACTGGCGCGCGTTCGGACCGCTGGCCGCCGATCCGGTGCTCACCGCCGCCATCGCCTCCTTCGTCGACATCGGCTATCACGGCACCACCGTGCGGGCGCTGGCCGACCGCGCGGGCACCAGCGTGCCCGGCCTCTATCACCGCTACCGCGACAAACAGGATCTGCTGGTACGCATCCTCGATCTGACGATGGACGAACTGCACTGGCGGGTTCGCGCCGCCCGCGCCGAGGGCGAGGATGCCGTGACGAGGGTCCGTCTCGTCGTCGAGGCGCTGGCGCTGTTCCACACCCACCGCAGGGAACTCGGCTTCATCGGCGCCAGCGAAATGCGCAGCCTGCTGCCCGCCGACCGCACCCGCATCGCCCGCTCCCGCCGCGAGCTCCAGCACATCCTGGACGAGGAAATCGAGTCGGGCTGTGCCACGGGGGATTTCGCCGTCGATGATCCGCATGCCGCGGGCCGGGCGATCGCTACCATGTGCACCGGGATCGCCCAGTGGTTCGCCGAGCGCGGGCCGTACACCCCGGAACAGATCGCCACGCAGTACGGCCGATTCGCCCTCGACCTGCTCTCCTGCGCCCGGTAG
- a CDS encoding MerR family transcriptional regulator, which yields MPTRHSDILRTIDVARHSGYSVEQVRKLERSGVLPAAHRAPSGHRVYRRQHLDCALAYRAVAVGAGPAAAARILRAAHAGSLADLLALVDEAHTRLDTERRDLATARTAAAAIAAEPIDAVRPTDAMTVSELAEALGVRTSTLRHWDAAGLVTPGRATPGSARRYSPADVRDARIVHQLRQAGYRIDALRALLPDLRGAGRWSDVLAGLEARGDSIRRRSRALLEAGAHLDAVLATRDAVSRPTSSSAGSR from the coding sequence ATGCCAACCCGGCACAGCGACATTCTCCGCACCATCGATGTCGCGCGCCACAGCGGGTATTCGGTCGAACAGGTGCGCAAGCTGGAGCGCTCCGGCGTCCTGCCCGCCGCGCACCGCGCCCCGTCCGGTCATCGCGTCTACCGGCGACAGCACCTCGACTGCGCACTTGCCTACCGCGCCGTCGCCGTAGGCGCAGGCCCGGCCGCGGCGGCACGAATCCTGCGCGCCGCCCACGCCGGTTCGCTCGCCGACCTGCTCGCCCTGGTGGACGAGGCCCATACCCGGCTCGACACCGAGCGCCGCGACCTCGCCACCGCCCGCACCGCCGCCGCGGCCATCGCCGCCGAACCCATCGACGCAGTGCGCCCCACCGACGCCATGACGGTCTCCGAACTCGCAGAGGCGCTCGGCGTCCGCACGTCGACACTGCGGCACTGGGACGCCGCCGGTCTGGTGACACCCGGTCGAGCAACCCCCGGCAGCGCCCGCCGCTACTCCCCCGCCGATGTGCGCGACGCCCGCATCGTGCACCAGTTACGCCAGGCCGGCTACCGTATCGACGCCCTGCGCGCTCTGCTGCCCGACCTGCGCGGAGCCGGCCGTTGGAGCGATGTCCTCGCCGGGCTCGAGGCCCGCGGGGACAGCATCCGTCGCCGCTCGCGGGCCCTGCTCGAGGCCGGTGCTCACCTGGATGCCGTGCTCGCGACGAGAGACGCGGTCTCTCGACCGACCTCATCATCGGCTGGATCCCGGTAA
- a CDS encoding DUF6194 family protein produces the protein MTIDEITEFTESLGGVLTLRPGPGDGSPELAWGDVFFYYAPDGQVPTATQPFATVVTKDYPGDELSRLDRPDVFRLNIDAGRQGFEAHLGRSPREVASGAEDPSAQDTLLAHPVYGAAGWVAVVNPGDRTGEVCRELLRTAHERARARSERRRTR, from the coding sequence ATGACCATCGACGAGATCACCGAGTTCACCGAATCCCTCGGCGGGGTGCTGACCCTGCGTCCCGGCCCCGGCGACGGCTCCCCGGAACTCGCCTGGGGCGATGTGTTCTTCTACTACGCGCCCGACGGGCAGGTGCCCACCGCGACGCAACCGTTCGCGACCGTCGTGACGAAGGACTACCCCGGCGACGAACTGTCCCGCCTGGACCGGCCGGACGTGTTCCGCCTCAATATCGATGCCGGGCGCCAGGGCTTCGAGGCTCACCTGGGCCGTTCTCCGAGGGAAGTCGCATCGGGAGCCGAGGATCCGAGCGCCCAGGACACCCTGCTCGCCCACCCTGTCTACGGCGCCGCAGGCTGGGTGGCGGTGGTGAATCCGGGCGACCGCACCGGGGAAGTCTGCCGCGAACTCCTGCGTACGGCGCATGAACGGGCACGCGCACGATCCGAGCGCCGCCGCACACGATGA
- a CDS encoding carboxymuconolactone decarboxylase family protein: protein MRTVERFGVSLRTLRRARRHRGDLVGWLARRPQLAAGVLTFEMALLMSNRVDPHLKELAELKTAALVNCEFCLDIGSALAHSSGVTEQQIADLPRYRTSPAYDELEKLVIAYAEAMTLTPAIGLADVREQLLVRLGKAQVAELAVAIAWENQRARLNQALGVRPTGMAEGMTCALPEARGDSAPPPQDLPVALRPD from the coding sequence ATGCGGACGGTCGAGCGGTTCGGTGTATCCCTGCGCACCCTGCGACGTGCGCGGCGGCATCGGGGAGATCTGGTGGGCTGGCTGGCGCGCAGACCGCAACTGGCGGCGGGCGTGCTGACGTTCGAGATGGCCCTGTTGATGAGCAACCGGGTCGATCCACATCTGAAGGAACTCGCCGAGTTGAAGACCGCCGCGCTGGTCAACTGCGAGTTCTGTCTCGACATCGGTTCGGCGCTCGCCCACTCGAGCGGTGTCACCGAACAACAGATCGCCGACCTGCCGCGCTATCGGACCAGCCCGGCCTACGACGAGCTCGAGAAACTGGTGATCGCCTACGCCGAGGCCATGACCCTCACCCCGGCGATCGGCCTGGCGGATGTGCGCGAACAACTGCTCGTCCGCCTCGGCAAGGCGCAGGTCGCCGAGCTCGCCGTGGCGATCGCGTGGGAGAACCAACGGGCCAGGCTCAACCAGGCGCTCGGCGTCCGGCCGACCGGAATGGCTGAGGGCATGACATGCGCACTGCCCGAAGCCCGCGGCGATTCGGCGCCACCGCCGCAGGATCTCCCGGTCGCACTTCGGCCCGATTGA
- a CDS encoding AraC family transcriptional regulator → MDVLEALLDGPRARGAFLLRSLLEPPWALRIEDGAPLTVVAPMRGDACLTVDDGESVRLATGDVAIVRGPGFYTVADDPRTPPSVVVLPGGLCTSADDGRSLVDEWSLGVRTWGAEGGRTVLLTGTYENAGEASRPLLSALPTLVVLRGDQWRSPLVGVLAEEMLVTAPGQRALLDRLLDVLLISALRTWFTAQREHAPAWYLAQQDPVVGIALARIHGAPERPWTVASLAAEAGVSRANLARRFSELLGEPPMAYLTHWRLTLAADLLTDPEATVSSVARRVGYSTPFAFSTAFKRARGLSPQQHRLRGVSA, encoded by the coding sequence ATGGATGTTCTGGAGGCGCTGCTCGACGGGCCACGGGCCCGCGGGGCGTTCCTGCTGCGTTCGCTGCTGGAGCCGCCGTGGGCATTGCGGATCGAGGACGGCGCGCCGCTGACCGTGGTCGCGCCCATGCGCGGCGATGCCTGCCTGACGGTCGACGACGGCGAATCGGTGCGGCTGGCGACTGGGGACGTCGCGATCGTGCGTGGCCCCGGCTTCTACACCGTGGCCGACGACCCGCGCACCCCGCCGTCGGTCGTGGTCCTGCCCGGCGGGTTGTGCACCAGCGCCGACGACGGGCGCAGTCTCGTCGACGAATGGTCCCTCGGTGTGCGCACCTGGGGTGCGGAGGGCGGCCGCACCGTGCTGCTCACCGGCACCTACGAGAACGCGGGGGAAGCGAGCAGACCACTGCTCTCGGCCCTGCCCACCCTGGTGGTGCTGCGCGGCGACCAGTGGCGCTCCCCGCTGGTCGGCGTGCTCGCCGAGGAGATGCTGGTGACCGCGCCCGGCCAGCGCGCGCTGCTCGACCGACTGCTCGACGTGCTGCTCATCTCGGCGCTGCGCACCTGGTTCACCGCGCAGCGCGAGCACGCGCCGGCCTGGTATCTCGCACAACAGGATCCGGTGGTCGGCATCGCGCTCGCCCGTATCCACGGCGCGCCCGAACGGCCGTGGACGGTGGCGAGCCTGGCCGCCGAAGCCGGTGTCTCCCGGGCGAATCTGGCCCGCAGGTTCAGCGAGCTGCTCGGCGAACCGCCGATGGCCTATCTCACGCACTGGCGGCTCACGCTGGCCGCCGACCTGCTCACCGATCCCGAGGCGACGGTGAGCAGCGTCGCGCGCCGTGTCGGCTACAGCACGCCCTTCGCGTTCAGCACCGCGTTCAAGCGTGCTCGCGGACTGAGCCCGCAGCAGCATCGGCTGCGCGGCGTTTCCGCGTGA
- a CDS encoding NAD(P)-dependent oxidoreductase, whose product MRIAVLGATGSVGSHVVDQALAGGHEITALVRDPDKLAGRSDITVVPGDATVPADVARAVTGTDAVVVALGAGREAGIREAGTRTAIEAMRVGGVRRLVCLSTLGAGETRANLDFVWKYVMFGLLLRKAYADHQRQEELVRTSGLDWTLIRPSAYTDGPRTGGYRYGFGSEATGLTLKVSRADVADAILRALTDRDRIGRAVSVSN is encoded by the coding sequence ATGCGAATCGCCGTTCTGGGAGCCACCGGCAGCGTCGGCAGCCATGTCGTGGACCAAGCCCTCGCGGGCGGTCACGAGATCACCGCGCTGGTGCGCGATCCCGACAAACTGGCCGGCCGCTCCGACATCACCGTTGTCCCGGGCGACGCCACCGTACCCGCCGATGTCGCCCGGGCTGTGACCGGAACGGATGCGGTCGTCGTCGCCCTCGGCGCGGGTCGCGAGGCCGGAATCCGCGAAGCGGGCACCCGTACCGCGATCGAGGCCATGCGCGTGGGCGGCGTGCGCAGACTGGTGTGCCTGTCCACGCTCGGCGCGGGCGAGACCAGGGCGAACCTGGACTTCGTCTGGAAGTACGTGATGTTCGGGCTGCTGCTACGCAAGGCCTACGCCGATCACCAGCGGCAAGAGGAGCTCGTCCGGACCTCGGGCCTGGACTGGACCCTGATCCGGCCCAGCGCCTACACCGACGGCCCACGCACCGGCGGCTATCGCTATGGATTCGGCTCCGAAGCAACAGGTCTCACCTTGAAGGTGTCACGTGCCGATGTCGCGGACGCGATCCTGCGCGCGCTCACCGATCGCGATCGGATCGGGCGAGCGGTCTCGGTGTCCAACTGA
- a CDS encoding PucR family transcriptional regulator has product MTVDDRMEPNLAPSSLTLSGKPMSFPLQDVGGLSRQMVGHFVRTVAPCGTLPGEAISGDVTMVTRVCLEVAVHMLDGRDVGTHLRRLEEAAAGWAREGVPIDTIHHSVHEGFKIGMDLVMSNATANDYESLVDGARRIVEILDQMTTAISAAYVRELRAVVSEHHTAVHTLTSALLGGHSNSTMARECGIAVAESYTVLAVAIAPHHDESDPTLDGQVVARRKLRRTQAELANRCGHTALSLLSVDGGTILIPADTMGEEGLDELVGALAEAAHAGITATMVRAATPRIPDAADQAHELLDMVQRLQAVPGLYRFDELALEYQLTRPGPGREYLGALLEPLDGHPELLETLRTHIANNLNRQRTSRLLHVHTNTVDYRLKRIAQLTGFDPTQPSGLWYLRSALVARTYRAA; this is encoded by the coding sequence ATGACCGTCGATGATCGGATGGAGCCGAACCTGGCGCCGTCGAGCCTGACCCTTTCCGGCAAGCCGATGTCTTTTCCGCTCCAGGACGTCGGTGGCTTGTCCCGGCAGATGGTCGGACATTTCGTCCGCACCGTCGCGCCGTGCGGCACGCTGCCGGGCGAGGCCATCAGCGGTGATGTCACCATGGTCACCCGCGTCTGCCTGGAAGTGGCCGTCCACATGCTCGACGGGCGTGACGTCGGCACCCATCTGCGCAGGCTCGAGGAGGCGGCGGCGGGGTGGGCGCGTGAGGGGGTGCCCATCGACACCATTCACCACTCTGTCCACGAGGGCTTCAAGATCGGCATGGACCTGGTGATGTCCAACGCCACCGCCAACGACTACGAGAGCCTGGTCGACGGGGCCCGGCGAATCGTGGAGATCCTCGACCAGATGACGACCGCGATCTCCGCCGCCTACGTCAGGGAACTGCGCGCGGTGGTCAGCGAACACCACACGGCGGTGCACACACTCACCTCGGCGCTGCTCGGCGGTCACAGCAACTCGACCATGGCGCGCGAGTGCGGCATCGCCGTCGCCGAGTCCTATACGGTCCTCGCGGTCGCGATCGCGCCCCATCACGACGAGAGCGATCCCACGCTCGACGGTCAAGTGGTCGCCCGGCGCAAGCTGCGCCGGACCCAGGCCGAGCTGGCCAACCGCTGCGGCCACACCGCGTTGTCGCTGCTCAGCGTCGACGGCGGCACCATACTGATCCCTGCCGACACGATGGGCGAGGAGGGTCTCGACGAGCTTGTGGGCGCGCTCGCCGAAGCCGCGCACGCCGGCATCACCGCCACCATGGTGCGCGCGGCGACCCCACGGATTCCCGATGCCGCCGACCAGGCGCACGAACTGCTCGACATGGTGCAGCGCCTGCAGGCGGTCCCCGGCCTCTATCGTTTCGACGAACTCGCGCTCGAATACCAGCTGACCCGCCCCGGGCCCGGCCGCGAATATCTCGGCGCGCTGCTCGAGCCGCTCGACGGCCACCCGGAACTGCTCGAAACCTTGCGCACCCATATCGCCAACAACCTGAACCGCCAGCGCACGTCTCGGTTGCTGCACGTGCACACCAACACCGTCGACTATCGGCTCAAGCGCATCGCACAGCTCACCGGTTTCGACCCCACCCAGCCTTCCGGGCTGTGGTATCTGCGTTCGGCGCTGGTCGCCCGGACCTATCGCGCGGCCTGA
- a CDS encoding histone-like nucleoid-structuring protein Lsr2: MARKVVVTIVDDYDGESQAAETVSFALDGVGYEIDLSESNAQALRQIFEQWTPFARKVGKSSGRSRSVKQRERGDQQQASAIREWARRNGYEVSSRGRVSADVVAAYKAAHNGQD, translated from the coding sequence GTGGCACGCAAGGTGGTCGTGACGATCGTCGATGACTACGACGGCGAATCGCAGGCCGCGGAGACGGTTTCGTTCGCGCTCGACGGAGTGGGTTACGAGATCGATCTCTCCGAGAGCAACGCGCAGGCGCTGCGGCAGATATTCGAGCAGTGGACCCCGTTCGCGCGCAAGGTCGGCAAGTCGTCCGGCCGCAGCCGCAGCGTCAAGCAGCGCGAGCGCGGTGATCAACAGCAGGCGTCGGCGATCCGTGAATGGGCCCGCCGCAATGGATACGAGGTGTCGAGCCGGGGCCGGGTGTCCGCTGACGTGGTGGCCGCGTACAAGGCCGCGCACAACGGTCAGGACTGA
- a CDS encoding alpha/beta hydrolase fold domain-containing protein, producing MSSIGMRVAGAYLRATARPRMTTAERARDRMNGAKGSPAPTARIRRRHLVTEGEHDGFGVHTVTPRGRAPHCTVVYLHGGAYIAEITSHHWDFISRLADRGARVIAPIYGLAPRYTYRDAYPFVTQVYREAAELSGPLTLMGDSSGGGLALGLAQTLRDLGEGIRQPDRLMLISPWLDLTITNPDVADVDDPWLVREGLLEAGRAWAAGEDPTDPRLSPLNGELAGLPAIGIHAGTRDLAYPDCVLLRERAVAAGVAAELTVARGGLHVTPLLPVREGRTAAAKIAGEVCTLG from the coding sequence GTGAGCAGTATCGGGATGAGGGTCGCGGGGGCCTATCTGCGCGCCACCGCGCGACCACGGATGACGACGGCCGAGCGTGCCCGCGACCGCATGAACGGTGCCAAGGGCTCGCCGGCCCCGACCGCCCGGATCCGCCGCCGTCACCTCGTCACCGAAGGCGAACACGACGGCTTCGGCGTCCATACCGTGACACCACGCGGGCGTGCGCCGCACTGCACGGTGGTCTACCTGCACGGTGGCGCGTACATCGCCGAGATCACCAGCCACCACTGGGATTTCATCTCCCGGCTCGCCGACCGGGGTGCACGGGTGATCGCGCCCATCTACGGGCTCGCGCCGCGGTACACCTACCGGGACGCCTACCCCTTCGTCACACAGGTGTACCGGGAGGCGGCCGAGCTGTCCGGGCCGTTGACGCTGATGGGTGATTCCTCCGGCGGGGGGCTCGCGCTCGGACTCGCGCAGACGCTGCGCGATCTCGGCGAGGGGATCAGGCAGCCGGACCGTCTGATGCTCATCTCGCCCTGGCTCGATCTGACCATCACCAATCCCGATGTCGCCGACGTGGACGACCCCTGGCTGGTGCGCGAGGGGCTACTGGAGGCCGGACGGGCGTGGGCGGCGGGCGAGGACCCCACCGACCCGCGATTGAGCCCGCTCAACGGCGAGCTCGCCGGGCTACCCGCGATCGGCATCCACGCGGGCACACGCGACCTCGCCTATCCCGACTGCGTATTGCTGCGGGAGCGGGCCGTCGCGGCGGGCGTGGCCGCCGAACTGACGGTGGCCCGAGGCGGTCTGCACGTCACGCCGCTGCTACCGGTCCGGGAGGGTAGAACCGCAGCGGCGAAGATCGCCGGGGAGGTGTGCACGCTCGGCTAG
- a CDS encoding NAD(P)/FAD-dependent oxidoreductase: MVGAVGAVRDAHVVIVGAGFGGIGMGVALKKAGIEDFLILDRGSDLGGVWRDNTYPGCSCDVPGHLYSFSFAPYRSTRSRYPGRQHILAYLRRTAADHGLIPKLRLRTAVVSAIYREERARWELRTAAGERIEAEIVVFAVGQLHRPRVPELPGREVFTGAAFHTARWDHRVDLADREIAVIGTGSSAAQVVPELAATARRVTVYQRTPNWMLPKPNPDFGTLARVLLHLPAAHRAYRAAIERIADLALAPIMRRGWSARPANWAARAYLRRRIDDPVLREELTPRHPIGAKRILFDSGYLRALTRPNVELVTDPIDRLTADGVVTVDGAHRCADVLVYATGFRAPEFLVPIAVHGRGGQSLQYRWRDGADAYLGLAVPGFPNAFLIAGPNSFNPAGSNPGMKEHQIAFIMACLRWRREIGAPAVEVTEMAMRRYRRWLGEAIEQTVWPAVDSWYRHPSGRVTNPWPASGRSFARMLRRPPADSFARVDPFPVADVRARGCEPGRVARILAARYSSRPPRSHRRDHRSA; encoded by the coding sequence GTGGTGGGCGCGGTAGGCGCGGTGCGCGATGCGCACGTGGTGATCGTCGGGGCGGGGTTCGGCGGGATCGGTATGGGGGTGGCGCTGAAGAAGGCCGGGATCGAGGACTTCCTGATCCTGGACAGAGGTTCCGATCTGGGCGGGGTGTGGCGGGACAATACCTATCCCGGATGTTCGTGTGATGTGCCCGGGCACCTGTACTCGTTCTCCTTCGCGCCCTACCGCAGCACCCGCAGCCGCTACCCCGGCCGGCAGCACATCCTGGCCTATCTGCGCCGGACCGCCGCCGACCACGGGCTGATACCGAAACTGCGTCTGCGCACGGCGGTCGTGTCGGCGATCTACCGGGAAGAGCGAGCGCGCTGGGAACTGCGAACAGCGGCAGGCGAGCGGATCGAGGCCGAGATCGTCGTGTTCGCCGTCGGCCAGCTGCACCGGCCCCGGGTGCCCGAGCTGCCCGGACGGGAAGTGTTCACCGGCGCGGCTTTCCATACCGCCCGCTGGGACCACCGCGTCGACCTCGCCGATCGGGAGATCGCCGTGATAGGCACCGGATCCAGCGCCGCGCAGGTGGTCCCCGAACTGGCGGCGACCGCCCGGCGGGTCACGGTCTACCAGCGCACGCCCAATTGGATGCTGCCCAAACCGAATCCGGACTTCGGCACGCTCGCGCGGGTGCTGCTGCACCTGCCCGCGGCGCACCGCGCCTACCGCGCGGCCATCGAACGGATCGCGGATCTCGCGCTGGCCCCGATCATGCGGCGCGGCTGGTCGGCGCGGCCCGCGAACTGGGCCGCGCGCGCCTATCTGCGCCGTCGGATCGACGACCCGGTGCTGCGCGAGGAGCTCACGCCCCGGCACCCGATCGGCGCCAAGCGCATCCTCTTCGACAGCGGCTACCTCCGGGCGCTGACCAGGCCGAACGTCGAGCTGGTGACCGACCCGATCGACCGGTTGACCGCTGACGGCGTGGTGACCGTCGACGGCGCTCACCGGTGCGCCGATGTCCTCGTCTACGCGACCGGATTCCGTGCGCCGGAGTTTCTGGTGCCGATCGCCGTACACGGTCGCGGCGGGCAGTCGTTGCAGTATCGCTGGCGCGACGGCGCGGACGCCTATCTGGGTCTGGCGGTACCGGGGTTCCCGAACGCCTTCCTGATCGCGGGACCGAACAGCTTCAATCCAGCGGGCAGTAATCCGGGAATGAAAGAGCATCAGATCGCCTTCATCATGGCGTGCCTGCGGTGGCGGCGTGAAATCGGCGCACCCGCCGTGGAGGTGACCGAGATGGCGATGCGGCGGTACCGGCGATGGCTGGGCGAAGCGATCGAGCAGACCGTGTGGCCGGCCGTCGACAGTTGGTACCGGCATCCGAGCGGGCGGGTGACCAATCCCTGGCCCGCGAGCGGACGCAGCTTCGCGCGGATGCTGCGGCGGCCGCCCGCCGATTCGTTCGCGCGGGTGGATCCCTTCCCTGTCGCCGACGTCCGTGCGCGTGGCTGTGAGCCCGGCCGGGTCGCGCGGATCCTGGCGGCTCGGTATTCCTCACGGCCGCCGCGGTCTCACCGCCGAGATCACCGGTCGGCGTAG